CATTCTGTGGGGTGCCTGCCCCCGGAGAGCCAGTACAGTCCTGTGTCAATGGTGTACGTGAGGCTACTCTTTACTGTTCTAGTGGCTCAAGGGGATCCGCGCCCTGCAGCAGGACTACCCAGGGAGCAGAGCATCCTCTTGGCACTGGCTCTGCTCAAAACCACCCAAAGGTATGTGTCTCCAGCAAGGCTACTTGTAGGGCCTTTTACTTCACTAGCTTTCTTAGTGTAGCTGTGGTTTGCTGAGGGATATAGACCTTAAACAAGAAGAGAGCGAATGCAAGCCCCGAGTGAAAGGGGCTTGGGAATGGATTGCAGAACAACACTACACACAGAAGGTGGGCTGCTGCTACAGGTCTAAAGATCATTAAAGGTCTAAAACAATGGGGAACAGAGATCTGGCTGAACTCCTTGGGTCAGGGATcgattttttgttctgtgtttgtactttGTCTGacaccatggggtcctgggccgtgattagggctcccaggtgctaccataatacacctaatagtgTACATCGCTTGGCAGGCCCTGGgcccattaataataataatacccctAGTGATGTTAAAGGGATGTCATCAGCtgaaaaatcacacttctgtttAAGGGtaggtttttttaatgtgtgtttcGGGTAACAGCTGAGATTCATGTGGCTATAAATCTAGACAAATCGGCAGGGGGACTCGGGCAGGGCCCAAACCTCACTGTAACTCACTTTCTGCAACTGCCTAGATTCAAGCTCATGGCCCTTTGATAAGTGTTGTGTTGCAGGGCTCTTGCCTGCTGCCCTGATCTATATCCCCACAAAATCACCTCAAACCTGAATGTTGGGGCACCTTTTCTCCAGAACTCCCCTGTGCAGTGGGATAGTCGAAGGTAACCGATGTGAGCTGAGTGAGTGCCTCTCCTGGCTTAGTCTGCATTCCAGCCTTTGAACCACAGAATGGGGGGATGGATCCCCACTAGAGATCAGGATGTCTTTGTCTGTAGACTTTCAAAGAGTGCAATGCAAGGCATTCCTCTGTGCAGAGACCTTCCCTCTACAGAGGCAGCAACATACTAGCTAGCAGGTGTTTCTTCCTTCCCTTGGATCGATCTGTCCAAGTTAGATCCCAGAAGCAGAGATCTTCTTTCTTGGACAATGCTGTTTGgtaaataaatgtaaaactaCGTGCTCTAATAATATCTGGTATTGACTGTTGTAACCTCCTTCTCTCCAGTTGTGTAGATACTAATCTGCCCCCTGCAGTCCATTCAGAAGGCTGTCATCAAAATCATTTCCCCTcactttttggttttggtttagtGTCTTCCTGGTTTGCCCAGAATCTTTCCCCTATAAAGAGAGGGGGCTCTTTGACTGGACAGTGTCTGTCCAGTGTCACTGTACCTTTAAATAACCAAAACACAATCACTTTCTCTCTAAGGCTTTGAGAAGTATTTTAAGAAGAATGGAAGAAGTTCCGGCCCAGCAGAGGATGCTCACGAGACTAAAGGTAAACAGTCCTAAATCCTCCAGGGCTGGTCCTTAGGTTTTCTAAAGATGCTCAGGAGTGGGAGTTTTAGTGAGGGGCTGGATAGCGATTGCTACAGTGTGGATGTGTGTAAAATACTCCCATAGTCCATGTCCATGAGTCAGTACgtttccccaccaccacttcTCTGAGAATTCAGCCCTTGTCTTGACACCCAACTCTCTCTCTATTCGAGTCCTGCCCACCTCCATAGGATCTGCTGATGCACCTCAGTTCAGATCTGTAAAATCCCCATTGCTCTGTAGGTTTCTGAGTATAGTTGGCTTTATCTCGCTTGCCCTGTCaacctctttttaaatattttttcattagaCCTTCCAAACAGGGCTGGCTTATTTAATAAATGGGCTGGCTGTTCGGCGTGTGAACGGGATGAGGAAGTTGGGCTTCTTTATGTCTCTTCTCAAAGCCCATTGTCTGTCTTAACGCACCTTTCTTTTCCCTAGGCCTCCCTGATCCAAAAGCGCTCGGTCATGGGGGAGATGGCAGAGGAGGTGGTGGCAAGagaggagggaagaaggaggattctgggtgGTGGAGGCGCATGTGGAAGGTCTGTAGCTCTGTTACGGGGCAATGACAGTTAAGGTTCCAGAAGGATTATGTCCCTTTGTTCATTCCGAAAATCCGTCTCCGTCCCCACGGGGTTCATCACCCTGTCTCTTGCAGGGCAGACTGAATTGCCTGGAAAGTCCCACGTAAATCTCTTCATTAGTTTAGTGGTTCAAGTGACTCCCTGTTTGCAGTGCAAATCTGCTGTCTGGCTCTTCCTTCAGATCGCTCCAGCGTAATGTTCACCACAGTCACTCACCATAACCGTCACTTTGGACCCTGTGTCCGAAACGTTTCTGTTtgtgccccagcagcagccatgggAATACAATATCCATCGCAAGCCGCGGATATAATATTCCACAGCAAATCACATACAGGGCTGCAGTGGTCAGGGCttagttggaatgggggcagggaaggggtggggcctcacggaaggggtggagtgggggcagggccagggcagcggGAGGcgggtggtcagtggtgcggccctcggccacatgaggactagtacattggcccctcgtggtcatttgagtttgagatctgTGATGTAAAGGTTTTCCTGCCAGTCAGACTCACTGCTCCTTGtgtgggtttggtttttaaaaactaGGAAACTCCTAAACACAAACTTAATTAACTCAGGGTTAAGGAAGCTGAAATTGCTGTATAACCCTTAGGTACCATGCTTACCTATAGCATTGCCAGTCAAAATACCCAAGCACTGAAGAGACAGGAAATGAGCGATGGCAGAATATGTTCCCTTGGCTAAGGACAGTATCCATGTGAAAACTCTACAAATGCCAGGGGGAACCTTAGTGCTGGCCCACAGCCCGGACTCACAAGTGAGGGACGTCTGGATTGAAAGAGTTCTTTAGCTTGTCCCGTAGGGCAGGGCGAAGGTGGTGGTTGGAATGTGTAGGGTGAACTTTCCCCTCAGGAGAGTGGTGAATCGATAGAATATTGACATGAGTGATCTGAACTAGTCATTTCCTATCGCTAATAAGTGGGTATTTTAATGGCAGTGCTGTAGTTAGATACGTGACAGAAGTCACTAATTGCATCAGCTTccttttttcagagtcattggAGTTTCCTGTGAGGGTTACAAACCTGGATTACAAACCCTTTTGCTTTTTGCCTAAAGTAACTAAAAACGGTGCAGAATTTCTCTGTTGGAAGGATCTAGGTATAGTTTTTCTTTCGGGATTAACATTAGCTCTGTgagacagtggggtgggggctacCTTGGAAAGGAGGCATGAGTAAAGCTATGTGACACGCAGCCCAGAGCCAGAGGTGTGGCTAGTGAAGACTGTGTGTTTCTTCTTGGTCGGATGGCCAAGGCATCCTGGGACCTGTACTCTGCAGGCCACGCCTCCATGTTCGAGGTGCGAATGGTTGATGTTTCCTGTGGTTTGGTTGGGCAGCACGTCAGATCGGTGCTCAGGCTGCCAGCGCGTCCCTTCTCAGGCAGAGTATGGGGGCCCAGGCCCAACTGCACCCTGGTGCACGAGTACAGGCATTGACTCCAGTCTGATGCACTGGGCTGCAGCTCTACGTGTGAGCGctcagtgtagacaggctccgcGTTCGGAGACCAGGGTGGGGCTGCAGCACAGATGCACTGGCTGTTTCTTCACAGTTAGAGCAGTCGTGCACCCCTTTCGAATCTGGTGTGCCAGCAGCCTGCTCTGAGTCATTCAGCAGCACTGTGGGGCTGGccgtcagggcagggggcagcaagGAACTGACAGTTGCTCCCAGGCTAATTCTGAATGCTGGGTGTTTATTTCCCGGTTGGAATCAGGCTGCTGACTTTTAGtgttctttcctttcctcccaccccagggaGAGTTCCCCTGGGATGACAAGAACTTCGGCTACCTGGCTGTCATGGGGGCAGGCGCTGCCGTGGGATTCCTCTATTTTTTTTGGCGAGATCCTGGCAGAGAAATCAACTGGAAGCATTTTGTCCATTACTACTTGGCTAGAGGATTGGTGAGGAAATGTCATCTGTGTGAGTGAGAATGGCTCTCTCCTGGCTCACTGTGCACGTTTTTCCCATTTGTCCCCTTGTTACTAGCACAGTGCTTGGGCTACTAAGTCACCTCTGAATCCTGCTGACTTTAGGCTGGGGGAGACCACCCCCAAAGGgccgctggaaagcagtgactatTCAGGCACCATTCTGAGGCTGGAGTCAGGGGGCAACTTCTGTTTTGATCAGGGAGAGCCCCGTTATCAGAGCATGGGCACCCCTTTACCCTCATTCCTCACTTCCTGCCAATTGTTCCCAGAGGACTGGGTGTTACACATCAAATGATCCTGTGCGAGGGGTCCCACACTAGCCCTGGGCTGCCCTTTATCTCTAGCATGTAACTTGCAAGGCCTTGTGTGCCCTGTGCCAACTGCCTCTAAATCCTGGGGCAAGGTCCCTAGGTTCTGCGGTAGCTTCATATAACTGGAGGAGAGGGATGTATTGAATTAATAATGCAGTCCCTGCCAGAGCCTCTGTTGTTTTATTTTGACTTTGTCTATTTTATGCTGTCtccaaaatttcagttttcagtgtgGCACAAGTTGCCATCCTTAGGGTTCAGAGTTAACACCTCATTAATAATGGGGCGGTTTGAACTTCCAAGTTGTTGTTTTAGGTTTTCTGCAGAGTCAGGCAAGCATCTCTGTGTCCATTTATGCTTGGTTCATGTTGTCCAGCGTTTCACCACAACTATGAGGTCTGGAAAGGTGTCAGTGTCTCCGTGTGTCTGTCTAAGGAAGCAGAGATTCTGAGCTCACTTCTCCCATCTGTTGTTATCAGGGGAGCCCCAGAGCACTCCTGGCTGTCAGTGCTCCAGGCTGGCCACCGACTACATCAGGATAGTGGGGGCTTCCGGGTTGTTGTGTGCACCCTGTGAAGCCTACCTTAAAGCTAGCATATTATGTGAACAGACACCCCCCAATTGTTCCCTGGAGACTGGCTCTGTGCCCTGCTTCCTCGGGCCCCAGTAATTATGGGAAGCCCCAAGTGGGGGCTCTCTCTCTCAGTAAGGCGGCACGTGGAAACTTCCCCAGACctgtgtcctggtgctgctctgctgttgGGCTGGGAGCCCCTCGCCACGCCTGCGTAACTGCCCTTGCTGCCCGCTCCCCACGCTGCTGACGCCATTCGGCTGGTCCCAGCTGAAGCGCTATTGGGATTGCTGCTGGATGGACAACGCTCAGAGTTTGTCATGGCTGGGGGGATGAGGGTGGCCTGAGCTTATCACAGGGGCTCTGCCATCCGGGGAGCATAGACAGGCTTTAATTGCACCCTCCACTTTCCAGTGGGGTTGGGTTAAAAGGACTGTTGCCtctggctgccagctcccccaGGGTGTCTGGTAATTACTCCCGGGAGAGCAGCTGCCCCTTTACAAACAAGGGCTGTACCGCCAGGGCGGGGGACGGGCAGTGCGATGGGGGCTGGCtcgccaggctggggctggggacggGCGGTGCGATCAGGGGATGGCTCGCCAGGCCGGGGCTGGGGACGGGCGGTACGATCAGGGGATGGCTcgccgggccggggctggggaCGGGCGGTGCGATCAGGGGATGGCTCGCCAGGCCGGGGCTGGGGACGGGCGGTGCGATCAGGGGATGGCTCGCCAGGCCGGGGCTGGGGACGGGCGGTGCGATCAGGGGATGGCTCGCCAGGCCGGGGCTGGGGACGGGCGGTGCGATCAGGGGATGGCTCGCCAGGCCGGGGCTGGGGATGGGCGGTGTGATCAGGGGATGGCTCGccaggccggggctggggggggctgtctCATCACctgcctgtctgtctctgtctgtcttaGGTGGACCGTCTGGAAGTGGTGAACAAACAGTTTGTGCGCGTGGCCCTTGTGCCAGGTGTGACCTCGGAGGTAATGGGATTGTTTCCTAGGTGTGGGGGAGGCGGGTCTCGGCACAGGCACACAAAGAACTGGGGAGGACAGGGAAGCCCCCAGGTGAGCATGCCCTGTACAGAGCCCCACAGCACAAGCCAGGCTGCTGGGGCCACAGAGCGTCCGTGCCCCCAGAGTGGAGGCCGTGTGCGCTCTGCACGTTGCTGGTGTGCCCGGGGAGGGTGGAGAGGCCTCTGATGCAGCCGCCCTGTGAGATAGCTCAGTGAGTGCAGCAGGCAGGGGGCAGTGCTTGGTCCTGCTGGTGGCTTGTTGGGCCCAGCCGGGGATCCTGCCCATGGGTGGGGGGCGGAGGCCGATGCAGCGACTGACTGGCTCCGGGTCTGTCCCTGGTCCCTGCAGAGGTACGTCTGGTTTAACATCGGCAGCGTCGATGCCTTTGAACGGAACCTGGAGActgcccagctggagctgggaatggaaggtGCTCAGCGGGTCgcagtgatttacaccagggagAGTGACGGGTGAGTGCCAGCCGGGGGAGCGGCTGGAGCCCGTGCCGGCTGCGGGTGCTCTGCTGCACCATTGTTGCTGTGTGACAGTGGCTtgtgcttctctcccctcccagcacatTCCTCATGAGCATGGtgcccactctgctgctggttgGCTTCCTTCTGTTCACTCTGAGACGTGGGCCAATGGGAGCCGGGCGCGGAGGACGAGGGGGCGGGCTCTTCAGCGTTGGCGAGACCACGGCCAAGATCCTGAAAGACAATGTCGATGTGCAGTTCCGAGACGTGGCCGGCTGCGAGGAAGCCAAGCTGGAGATCATGGAGTTTGTGAACTTCCTGAAAAACCCCAAACAATACCAGGACCTGGGCGCCAAGATCCCAAAGGTGCCGTCTCAGGGAGGGGTGGCTGGGTCCCCTCTGCTGAGCTGTTGGAGTGCTGTCCTGGGGGCTTCAAGGGGTCCAGGACCCTGAGCTGAGCTTTGTGACTAATGGAGAAAAGAGTGAGGAAAGGTGGGCccaaggaatggcagagggcAGCTCGTCCAGACCTGTGGCCTGTGTCCCATGCCTGAGCCGTGCTGCACACGTAACTCGGCCTACAGATGGGTTCCCTTGTCTCAGACGGTGCGGAGTGTTTATCAGCATGGTGCGGAGAGGGGGTGTTGTGAGTGCCCGGCTCCACGAGGAGCACTGAAGCTTTCACAGCTGTGCAGCGGGGACGCTCGGATTCACGGACGCCCACCGGGCCGGCCGGCGCTACACAGTGCCGGGCCGTGCAGTGCTGGTGTCTCTGGCGTCTGGGTTTAGTCGCCTCTCTTTTCCCCTGGGATGTCCGTTAGTTACCATGGGGACGATAATGTCATTGGTGTGGGCGGGGCTTAGTGGCACCTGTAAGTGCCGGTGAATGTGCTGTTTTGAGGTGTAGGAGGCACCAGGGTGTGCGCAGTGCAAggcgtgggggggtggggccgtggAGGGGGAGCAGGTGTCTGTGCACGCACATGGACACGCTGTCTCAGCTTCCTTCCCTTGCTGGCCCTGGGAAGCCAGCTCGGAGCCCAATGACCCGGTTCCCCTCGGGCCCTGTGGCACGGCACTGTCTGGTGATCCTGGTTGCTGTGGAGCCCTGTGTGCTAGCCGTGCTGGACTCTGCCGACATGCTGCCAGGTCTGTCCCTGTCCTGCGGGCCAGGCCTGCTACGAGTGATTCTAGcggaggctgctgggagggaaccAGTCCCCAGACATGCCCCGGGGCACCAGGTGACAGGGCGCTTGGAGCAGCCTTGGCAGCGTTGCTGCCAGCGGGGTTCTGACCATCAGCCCTGCTGACGGTCCCACGCTAGCGCTGGtctcttttgtctctgctgcagGGTGCTGTGCTCACGGGCCCACCGGGCACCGGAAAAACCCTCCTGGCCAAAGCAACGGCGGGAGAAGCCAACGTTCCCTTCATCTCGGTGAATGGCTCGGAGTTCCTGGAGATGTTTGTGGGTGTGGGGCCCGCCCGGGTAAGTCTGCGGCAGCGCGGCTCACAAGGGCTCCCCAGGGGAAGCGCAAGTCCCTTCTGCAGGGGTCATCTCTGGTGCTGGAGCTAGATGGTGGGGGTGGCTCTTAGCTGCCATGAGAGCCTGGGGAGCGTGGGTCTCCCTGGGTGGTGGCAGGACaggagggcagctgggctccagccTCTCTTCCAGTACTGGCTCTTTGCCTCctgtctggggctgggcaggcaagggctggctgggtgcagggctCCCGCTTGCAGCACCTGCGTGTCACAGAGTCcatgggcgatgctctggaactgctccctacgaagccaagcaggactctgggggagtctcctctctgggagcagactgtctgcagggcaaaaagctcacacagcttccaccttcctgggtctgacctcggagcattcagcatcctctgcccttcTGTGTGCTTCtcacagtgagtccgcccaggcggggtcctggggaagccagagggtcctgccccccaactccacagtcacacatgactcttagccagccagtaaaacagaggtttattagatgacaggaacatggtctaaaacagagcttgcaggtgcagagaacaggacccctcagccgggtccattttgggggcagtgagccagacaaccacgtctgcacttcactcctcctccccagccagccccaaacagactcatcctccagcccctcctcctctgggctttgtccctttcccgggtcaggaggtcaccggattcctttgttctccaaccctttagctctcaccttgcaggggggaagggcccaggccatcagttgccaggaaacagggtgttggccattctctgtgtccagacccctgcacacacctgccctctagggctctgcaacgatcatacacccttatcccaccacctagatacttaagaactgcctaggggaaactgaggcacccccacagtattcagagaaaacgttaagaacagtcccacttcgtcacactgggCCTGCTGGcaagcaggggatggggcagtgATGGGGAGGCTGCCCAAGTACACAGCACAGGAAggaggcacattttagccagtgGAGCCGGCACTGGCGGTTCTGAGCAGGCCATGAAGGGATGGCTTGGGACTTTCCTCCCCCCACAAGCGTAGCTGCTCCTGCTGACCCATCGTCACCCCCTTGTGCAAGGCTGGCTCAAGGGTTGGGGGAGAAGATATGTGCTCCATGGGGCATCTCTGGGTCCCATCCCACCAGCCTCCTGCTGCAGTGGAGAGCCCAGTAGCGTGGTCCTTTCAGCCTGAGCCATCAATTCCCACTGGTTCTATTCCCAAGGCTCTTTGCAAGGAGAAAGGAGTCTCGGGCAAAAGCTGGGCCTGGCTCCtccaggcccagggcagctgcGTTAGCCGCAGCTCATGTAAGCCCCCTTGGCTCGTTGGTGCTTCGGGACAGTGCATGCACTGCACGGGCTGATGGgccggggctgcagggaggggttaGCTTGGTGCTGTTGTCCTTCTCCCACCTCAGACCTGGCGGGAGCATCCCAGACCAGTCAGAGCCGTGCCTGGGGAGCCTCTGGACGCTCCGTCTCTGGGGACAATGGTGCGGAGAGGGTGACTGGCTCTGCAGAGCCCCTGCTGAATCCCATCCCTGCAGAAAGGCAGTGGCCAGTGGAGGCCTGTCCGGAGCCTTGGAACCCCAGTGGACCCATTGCATGTGGCTGTTTCAGGTTCGGGACATGTTTGCCTTGGCCCGCAAACATGCCCCCTGCATCCTGTTCATCGATGAGATCGACGCTGTCGGTCGGAAGCGGGGCCGGGGGAACTTCGGGGGGCAGAGCGAGCAGGAGAACACCCTGAACCAGCTGCTGGTCGAAATGGACGGTGAGtgagattagggttggaagagacctcaggaggtatctagtccaaccccctgctccaagcaggaccaaccccaactaaagcaGCCTGCGGCAGGGCATCAGGGCGCTCCTTAGAAAGTCGCTGGtaatgccccagcccagagtgccGGGTGCTCCCAGACATGCCAGGGCGAGGGGCGCTGCATGGCTGCTCAGAGCCTAGATAGTGGCTTATGCTCAAAGCTAGTGAAAGCAGAAGGTCTGGCTTGAGCAGTGTAATCTGTCTGGCCTACTGGGCCCACACAGCAATACAGCTGTGAGCCCCTCACAGCCTGCCGGGCAGTCCAAGCCCTCCCAGTCTCCTGTGCATTTTGCTTGTTCCCTTCCCCCCTGTCCTCTGCCGGTATCTGTGTGACCTCCTCCCACTCTGTTTAGGGTTCAACTCCAGCACCAACGTGGTGGTGCTCGCAGGAACAAATCGCCCAGACATTCTGGACCCTGCGCTGATGAGACCAGGGCGCTTTGACCGTCAGATTTACATTGGTAATGTCTGCCACGCCTAACCCAGGCAGCTTCGGGCTCTGCCCTCCTCCCTTGCTCCCCAGCCTAGACTTGATCATTAGCGGTAGAGAAAAGAACTGTCTTGCCCTACAGCTGCTAACGCTGCCTTCACAAAGCCAGGGGACCAGCTGCTGAGCCActgagtgtggggtggggagatctGGTTCTCGCCTTGCCTGGCGTGGGGAGCCTGCTGCCCTGTGGAGCAGATTGAATTTCCCCCAGCTTGGCTGGAAGTTGCAGGATCATCTGGCCTCTGTGTAAACATGGAGTTCCATGATAGTTGCAAGGAGTGGGGGGAACCCAGCGGGGGTTAATGTAAAACGGGCAGGACTGGAAGCAAGACCAACCCTGGCCTGGTAGATCCATTACTGCAGGCCCCTGTGGTGGGGTGTGCAAGATCCCAGTGCCAAAGGGGGTCATGAGCAACACTGGTGCCATCTCGGCTCACACTGCACAGGGCTCTGGACAGCGGCTTGTGGGACTGGGGGCTCTAGCTGTCCTCGGGGCAGCTGCTGTTGTAAACAGGCCTTTGCCACTAGGCAGCCCAGCCCGGCAAGTGTCACTGGGGGCGTTACAGAGTTTGGGGGCGTTCTGTGCACCTTCAAGTCCCCCAGCCGTTTCCAAACCATCCTGGCTGCGTGGTGTCGCTGTGGGGCTGTTATGCAGTCCGTGGGGTCTCTGCAGCGATCTCGGTACGTTGTGCGACTGGAGGTGCTCTGGATACAGGCATCACTGTCGTGTCAGGGAAACA
The DNA window shown above is from Natator depressus isolate rNatDep1 chromosome 12, rNatDep2.hap1, whole genome shotgun sequence and carries:
- the LOC141996704 gene encoding mitochondrial inner membrane m-AAA protease component AFG3L1-like, with the protein product MAHRLASGTLGPPLAALWRGGCRTHAGAGLRDLAPIRQWLKGIRALQQDYPGSRASSWHWLCSKPPKGFEKYFKKNGRSSGPAEDAHETKGLPDPKALGHGGDGRGGGGKRGGKKEDSGWWRRMWKGEFPWDDKNFGYLAVMGAGAAVGFLYFFWRDPGREINWKHFVHYYLARGLVDRLEVVNKQFVRVALVPGVTSERYVWFNIGSVDAFERNLETAQLELGMEGAQRVAVIYTRESDGTFLMSMVPTLLLVGFLLFTLRRGPMGAGRGGRGGGLFSVGETTAKILKDNVDVQFRDVAGCEEAKLEIMEFVNFLKNPKQYQDLGAKIPKGAVLTGPPGTGKTLLAKATAGEANVPFISVNGSEFLEMFVGVGPARVRDMFALARKHAPCILFIDEIDAVGRKRGRGNFGGQSEQENTLNQLLVEMDGFNSSTNVVVLAGTNRPDILDPALMRPGRFDRQIYIGPPDIKGRASIFKVHLRPLKLEESVSRDALARKLAAWTPGFTGADISNVCNEAALIAARHLNRSVAEKHFEQAIERVIGGLEKKTQVLQPNERTTVAYHEAGHAVVGWFLEHADPLLKVSIIPRGKGLGYAQYLPKEQYLYTKEQLFDRMCMMLGGRVAEQLFFGRITTGAQDDLRKVTQSAYAQIVQFGMSDKLGQVSFDFLRQGEMLAEKPYSEATAQLIDEEVRSLINSAYERTRELLTRCHDQVEKVGKRLLEKEVLEKVDMVELLGPRPFAEKSTYEEFVDGTGSLDEDTSLPEGLKDWNCERDEERAQESTS